Proteins from a single region of Flavobacterium sp. YJ01:
- a CDS encoding biotin/lipoyl-binding protein codes for MIVGSILTLGSCKNKEGDTKEETSPFSVVAQKIEENSYASNISVSGNIEGNKTVRLGFMVAGKIDRINVNEGQNVGQGQLIATLDPSNYSIAKEITDVQVNQASDEYSRLKLMHDRNSLSESDFKKIDFTLQGVKLSDIDHLITI; via the coding sequence TTGATCGTAGGTTCTATACTGACATTAGGTTCATGTAAGAACAAAGAAGGAGACACAAAAGAGGAAACGAGCCCCTTTTCGGTAGTTGCCCAGAAAATAGAGGAAAATTCATATGCCTCCAATATCTCTGTAAGCGGTAACATCGAAGGAAACAAGACGGTACGACTGGGCTTTATGGTTGCCGGGAAGATTGACAGGATCAACGTGAACGAAGGACAGAACGTCGGACAGGGACAACTCATCGCAACACTCGATCCTTCCAACTACAGCATTGCCAAAGAGATTACCGATGTACAGGTGAACCAGGCAAGCGATGAGTACAGCAGGCTTAAACTCATGCACGACCGAAACAGCCTTAGCGAAAGCGATTTTAAAAAAATCGACTTTACCCTGCAAGGTGTAAAACTCAGTGATATTGACCACCTGATTACAATTTAA
- a CDS encoding PcfJ domain-containing protein: MKPHTAIEKQIVALSESLAPIPPEMHTWAEKTIFLKWGVLSRGKFHCLDCGHAWKPESEKQSAKFTACSACKGKLKIHGCNQVHFKEIEYSAVVTCLSDFQIVRIVCSTKQMKKNCLPAYSHTEVMQHWINPKGEVRTLSRSTNVFSHAYDAWQYYSPLEIRPKDFQKSLKYRISPYRVYPRLKVLPVLKRNGFKTAFYDIAPQILLSSLLKDSIAETLIKSGQVSWLRYYLQSADQHIMRNWEAVKICLKKNYIVSDFGIWEDYMELLRWFKKDLNSALYVCPENLNFEHDKLVQRKQQLQRIKYLKKMRLEILEAQGLYAEQKKQFFGLCFTQAGITISVLEKISEFLEEGDSLKHCVFTNGYYHKKDSLILSAKSCNQSVETIELSLSRMEIIQCRGLKNKPSIHHKQILNLISKNLYQIRERMKKRKMPAVN, encoded by the coding sequence ATGAAACCACATACCGCCATAGAGAAACAAATAGTTGCATTAAGCGAATCCCTTGCACCCATTCCCCCCGAAATGCACACTTGGGCAGAAAAGACCATTTTTCTGAAATGGGGTGTTTTATCACGTGGGAAATTTCACTGTCTGGACTGCGGGCATGCTTGGAAACCCGAATCCGAGAAGCAGTCTGCGAAATTTACCGCTTGCTCTGCCTGTAAAGGAAAACTTAAAATACACGGTTGCAATCAGGTGCATTTCAAGGAAATAGAATACAGCGCAGTAGTAACTTGTCTTTCGGATTTTCAGATAGTGCGCATTGTCTGTTCGACCAAACAGATGAAGAAGAACTGTCTGCCTGCCTATTCCCATACCGAAGTAATGCAGCATTGGATAAACCCGAAAGGCGAAGTGCGTACCCTCTCACGCAGTACAAATGTTTTTTCGCACGCATACGATGCATGGCAGTACTATTCGCCCCTTGAAATCCGCCCAAAGGATTTTCAGAAATCTCTCAAGTACCGAATCAGTCCCTACAGGGTTTATCCACGCTTGAAAGTACTCCCTGTCTTAAAACGAAATGGCTTTAAGACAGCTTTTTATGACATAGCACCTCAAATACTACTTTCATCATTATTGAAAGATTCAATTGCCGAAACCCTGATCAAATCAGGGCAGGTTTCATGGCTCCGATATTACCTGCAGTCTGCCGATCAGCACATCATGCGCAATTGGGAAGCGGTAAAAATCTGCCTTAAAAAAAACTATATTGTTTCGGATTTTGGAATTTGGGAAGATTACATGGAGCTTTTGCGTTGGTTTAAAAAAGACCTTAACTCTGCCCTGTACGTTTGCCCCGAAAATCTAAATTTTGAGCATGATAAACTCGTTCAGAGAAAACAGCAGTTGCAGAGAATAAAATACCTTAAGAAAATGCGCCTTGAAATTCTAGAGGCGCAAGGTCTGTATGCTGAGCAGAAAAAACAGTTTTTCGGGCTTTGCTTCACGCAGGCAGGAATCACTATTTCGGTATTGGAGAAAATCAGCGAATTTTTGGAAGAAGGCGACAGCTTAAAACACTGTGTGTTTACCAACGGGTATTATCATAAAAAGGATTCCCTTATTTTATCGGCTAAATCCTGTAATCAATCTGTAGAAACTATCGAATTATCACTGAGCCGAATGGAAATCATCCAATGCAGAGGGCTTAAAAACAAGCCGTCCATACATCATAAACAAATCCTGAATCTGATCAGTAAAAACTTATATCAGATTAGGGAGCGCATGAAAAAAAGAAAAATGCCCGCTGTAAACTAA
- a CDS encoding SDR family NAD(P)-dependent oxidoreductase: MNNPITNVLVTGASNGIGLALTKKLLQEGAAVIAVTRSGEITDFSHPKLTVIKADISSEQSIKKAAEKVKELGIKLDCVVNNAGVGLDLGDEIPTEELMNATFATNTTGTVLFTEAFIEFIQDGGQIVFLSTAMALLRNLAPNAPAYRMSKAAINIYAVMLSQRLADKNIRVTPLHPGWVQTRMGGDTAPVTLEKSVNGIYKAITENTQTGKFWNIELDAVEEF; encoded by the coding sequence ATGAATAATCCGATTACAAATGTACTGGTTACCGGTGCAAGCAATGGTATAGGTCTTGCTCTTACCAAAAAATTATTACAGGAAGGTGCAGCAGTGATTGCTGTTACTCGTTCAGGGGAAATTACCGATTTTTCGCATCCAAAGCTGACTGTCATTAAAGCTGATATCAGTTCTGAACAAAGCATTAAAAAAGCGGCAGAAAAGGTTAAAGAACTTGGGATCAAATTGGACTGTGTGGTAAACAATGCAGGAGTTGGCCTGGATTTAGGAGATGAAATTCCTACTGAGGAACTAATGAATGCAACATTTGCTACAAATACAACCGGAACTGTGCTGTTTACTGAAGCATTTATAGAGTTTATACAAGATGGCGGCCAGATTGTATTTTTATCAACAGCAATGGCACTTCTTCGTAATCTGGCTCCAAATGCTCCTGCTTACCGAATGTCCAAAGCTGCAATAAACATTTATGCAGTTATGTTAAGCCAAAGGCTTGCAGATAAAAATATACGTGTTACCCCGCTGCATCCAGGATGGGTACAAACCAGAATGGGGGGCGATACAGCTCCGGTAACTCTTGAGAAATCGGTAAATGGCATCTACAAAGCAATTACTGAAAACACCCAGACAGGAAAATTCTGGAATATTGAATTGGACGCGGTTGAAGAATTTTAA
- a CDS encoding helix-turn-helix domain-containing protein: MDITNLPEDLWEHNETHTSDLQIFNYEVYKNGSRNRIGLNKNVFSFLLDGQKNIHFSNDIISINETQSLLITSNNVLVTELVGVSSYRCLLFFFSHKNITDFLLKHSHSFSQNASDKKITDIPYFLLEKDNFIIHYIHSLQQIFGLQQSISQKILELKFEEIMLYLADKYGTVFLDYLHYLLINERELSFKMVIEKNLYTNLNIDEIAFLCNMSASTFKRKFISIYQKSPGKWFQKKRLNKAKELLHNNQVTPSEIFMDFGYGSLSNFSAAFKNEFGYSPNHIHSN, from the coding sequence ATGGACATTACAAACCTTCCCGAAGATCTATGGGAACATAACGAAACTCATACTTCGGATTTGCAAATTTTCAATTACGAAGTGTATAAGAACGGTTCTAGAAACAGGATTGGCCTGAATAAAAATGTATTCAGTTTCTTATTGGATGGTCAAAAAAACATTCACTTTTCTAATGATATCATTTCAATCAATGAAACACAATCGCTACTTATCACATCTAATAATGTTTTGGTTACCGAACTGGTAGGTGTAAGCTCATACCGTTGTTTACTCTTCTTCTTTTCTCACAAAAACATCACCGATTTTTTATTGAAACATTCCCATTCTTTCAGTCAGAATGCCTCAGATAAAAAGATAACGGATATACCTTATTTCCTCTTAGAGAAAGACAATTTTATCATCCATTATATTCATTCGCTCCAACAGATTTTTGGTTTGCAACAATCTATCTCTCAAAAGATTTTGGAACTGAAATTTGAAGAAATAATGCTTTATCTGGCTGATAAATATGGGACGGTATTTTTAGATTACTTACATTATTTACTAATCAATGAAAGAGAATTATCATTTAAAATGGTAATTGAAAAGAACCTTTATACGAACTTGAATATTGACGAAATAGCCTTTCTGTGCAATATGAGTGCCTCTACTTTTAAGAGAAAATTTATAAGTATATACCAGAAATCTCCAGGGAAATGGTTTCAGAAAAAACGGCTTAACAAGGCCAAAGAATTGTTACATAATAACCAAGTCACACCTTCCGAAATTTTTATGGACTTTGGCTATGGCAGCTTGTCAAATTTTAGTGCAGCCTTTAAAAATGAATTTGGGTATAGCCCCAACCACATCCACTCTAATTGA
- a CDS encoding IclR family transcriptional regulator, translating to MNQSVKKTFQILEYIASNGNFVRLNDVAQALALKKNTAHGFLDSLKELGYLEQDDISPRYKISSKIECLYAPSFSRNELKQELRPLLEKISSLTNESSYLAVQMGSYYRHELKCEPNRAVKITLNMGKDYEMTTTAIGKCFLAYSEHLQVSLSKDYEKGDFAIMEKEIINIRSRGYALDIEAYDPDLNCVAIPIFYNNRPIAVLCVSGPSFRFKEPQFQESLRIMDLALREHGKYENRIDLDL from the coding sequence ATGAACCAATCGGTAAAAAAAACGTTTCAGATTTTAGAATATATAGCGTCAAACGGGAATTTTGTAAGGCTGAATGATGTCGCACAGGCATTAGCCCTAAAGAAGAATACTGCCCATGGTTTTTTGGACAGTCTTAAAGAGTTAGGGTATTTAGAACAGGATGATATCAGCCCCAGATATAAAATAAGTTCAAAGATAGAATGCCTGTATGCTCCCTCATTTTCGCGAAATGAGCTCAAACAGGAACTTCGCCCGCTCTTAGAGAAAATATCAAGTCTAACAAATGAGTCTTCCTATCTTGCCGTACAGATGGGATCCTATTACAGGCATGAACTTAAATGCGAACCCAACAGGGCAGTGAAAATCACCCTTAACATGGGAAAGGATTACGAAATGACAACGACTGCCATAGGCAAGTGTTTCCTGGCTTATTCGGAACATTTACAAGTAAGCCTCAGTAAAGATTATGAAAAGGGAGATTTTGCCATAATGGAAAAGGAAATTATAAATATCCGCAGCAGAGGCTATGCCCTGGATATTGAAGCCTATGACCCCGATCTTAATTGTGTTGCAATCCCGATATTCTATAACAACAGGCCCATTGCGGTTCTTTGTGTTTCAGGACCTTCATTTCGATTTAAAGAACCGCAGTTCCAGGAAAGCCTGCGCATAATGGATCTGGCATTAAGGGAACATGGGAAATATGAGAATAGAATCGATCTTGACTTATAA
- the istA gene encoding IS21 family transposase: protein MANNKLDMNKIRKVIKLHCNGKNKLFISKYLSLSGNTVKKYISLFEVLGLSLESVNKKTDTELDELFSPGPAEVLSSRIEDLYAYFPQMERELKKTGITIQIMWERYIALNPDGLRITQFRNRYRDWGNKVNPVMHMNHKAGDKMYVDYAGKTLSILDKSTSEIREVQFFVAILGASQYTYAEASMSQQKEDFVASVENAMRFFEGTPAAIVPDNLKSAVIRTSRFEPTINETLADLAEHYETTILPARAYRPRDKSLVEGAVKILYRRIYANLKDTKYFSIDELNQEIWTLLDAHNNKKLTGRPYSRFELFIEDERHELQPLPLERFEIKYQSLATVMQNGHVQLSQDKNYYSVPYQYLKKKVKLLYTNSTVEIYFKYNRIATHIRNPKPYIYSTNPEHLASTHQFVSQWNALRFIDWANSIDPAVGEYIMQIIESRNHPEQAYKSCLGILSFEKKVGTERLVNACKRALDFKIYNFKTIQNILDNSLDKISIEHEMEQEQDLPEHNNIRGKNYYN, encoded by the coding sequence ATGGCAAATAACAAACTAGACATGAATAAAATTAGAAAAGTTATTAAATTACATTGTAACGGCAAAAACAAGCTGTTTATAAGCAAGTATTTATCGCTTTCCGGAAACACAGTAAAAAAATACATCTCTTTATTTGAAGTGCTTGGATTAAGCCTTGAGTCTGTCAACAAGAAAACCGATACTGAATTAGATGAACTGTTTTCCCCAGGCCCCGCAGAAGTTCTTTCCTCAAGAATCGAGGATCTCTATGCTTATTTTCCACAGATGGAACGGGAATTAAAAAAAACCGGCATTACCATACAAATCATGTGGGAGAGATATATCGCTTTAAATCCCGATGGCTTGAGAATTACCCAATTCAGAAACCGTTACAGGGACTGGGGTAATAAAGTAAATCCTGTGATGCATATGAACCACAAGGCTGGTGATAAAATGTATGTAGATTATGCTGGAAAGACACTCTCAATTTTAGACAAAAGCACATCAGAGATCAGAGAAGTGCAGTTTTTTGTAGCTATACTCGGAGCAAGCCAATATACTTATGCAGAAGCTTCCATGAGTCAGCAAAAGGAAGATTTTGTAGCTTCGGTAGAGAATGCAATGCGTTTTTTTGAAGGAACACCTGCTGCAATAGTACCAGACAATTTAAAATCTGCTGTAATCCGAACCAGCCGCTTCGAACCTACCATTAATGAAACTCTGGCAGATTTAGCAGAACATTATGAGACTACTATTCTCCCAGCAAGAGCATATAGACCAAGAGATAAATCTTTGGTCGAAGGTGCGGTTAAAATACTTTACAGAAGAATTTATGCAAACTTAAAAGACACTAAATACTTCAGTATAGACGAACTAAATCAGGAGATATGGACTCTTCTGGATGCTCATAACAATAAGAAACTTACCGGAAGACCTTACTCTCGTTTTGAACTCTTTATTGAAGATGAAAGACATGAACTGCAACCGCTTCCTCTGGAACGCTTTGAGATTAAATACCAGTCTCTAGCAACAGTTATGCAGAATGGACATGTTCAACTAAGCCAGGATAAGAATTATTACAGTGTACCTTATCAATATTTAAAGAAAAAAGTAAAACTACTCTACACAAACTCTACAGTTGAAATCTACTTCAAATACAATCGTATAGCTACTCACATCAGAAATCCCAAGCCTTACATCTACTCTACAAATCCTGAACATCTGGCAAGCACACATCAATTTGTATCCCAATGGAATGCCCTAAGATTTATTGATTGGGCCAACAGTATTGATCCGGCAGTAGGAGAATACATTATGCAGATAATCGAAAGCAGAAACCACCCGGAGCAGGCCTATAAAAGCTGTTTAGGGATATTATCTTTTGAAAAGAAAGTAGGTACAGAAAGATTAGTAAATGCCTGTAAACGCGCTCTGGACTTTAAGATTTATAATTTTAAAACTATACAGAACATCTTAGATAACAGTCTGGATAAAATATCTATTGAACACGAAATGGAACAGGAACAGGATCTTCCCGAACACAATAATATTAGAGGAAAAAATTATTATAACTAA
- a CDS encoding antibiotic biosynthesis monooxygenase, whose product MKKLGLLVRLEAKAGQEKNVEDFITGALPLALEEAGTVTWYAFRIDASTFGIYDTFSNEEGREAHLGGKIAKALMENAPDLLATPPSIEKLDILAAK is encoded by the coding sequence ATGAAAAAATTAGGATTGTTAGTTCGGTTGGAAGCAAAGGCCGGCCAAGAAAAAAACGTTGAAGATTTTATTACAGGAGCATTACCGCTTGCTCTTGAAGAAGCCGGTACCGTTACGTGGTATGCATTCCGTATTGATGCTTCTACCTTCGGTATTTACGATACTTTTTCAAACGAAGAAGGCAGAGAGGCACACCTTGGCGGTAAGATCGCAAAAGCATTAATGGAAAATGCACCAGACCTATTGGCAACACCTCCGTCTATTGAAAAATTGGACATTTTAGCTGCCAAATAG
- the hxlA gene encoding 3-hexulose-6-phosphate synthase, translated as MTKLQVAIDLLTTEAALELAAKVAPYVDIIELGTPLIKAEGLSVVTAMKAAFPDKLVFADMKTADTGALEAEMAFKAGADLVTVMGAVDDATIKGAVEAAKKYGRKVVVDTIGVKGRVQRAKEVTAFGVAFVELHAGLDEQALPGYSVQTLISEGREAKVPFSVAGGVNIDTIKDVVAAGADVAVAGGAIYGAKDPAAAAKALKDAINSVTV; from the coding sequence ATGACAAAATTACAAGTCGCAATTGATTTACTTACTACAGAAGCAGCATTAGAACTAGCAGCAAAAGTAGCACCTTACGTAGATATTATCGAATTGGGTACTCCCCTTATTAAAGCTGAAGGCCTTAGTGTTGTAACAGCGATGAAAGCAGCATTTCCGGACAAATTGGTTTTTGCTGACATGAAAACTGCCGATACCGGTGCATTGGAAGCAGAAATGGCATTCAAAGCTGGGGCTGACCTTGTAACAGTTATGGGGGCTGTCGATGATGCAACCATCAAAGGAGCTGTAGAAGCAGCAAAAAAATACGGCAGAAAAGTAGTCGTTGATACGATCGGGGTTAAAGGCAGAGTGCAGAGAGCAAAAGAAGTTACTGCTTTTGGAGTAGCTTTTGTTGAATTACACGCAGGTCTTGACGAGCAGGCACTGCCTGGGTACTCTGTACAAACACTGATCAGTGAAGGAAGAGAAGCAAAAGTTCCATTTTCTGTTGCTGGTGGTGTAAACATCGATACAATAAAAGATGTTGTAGCCGCAGGTGCAGATGTAGCTGTAGCAGGTGGTGCAATTTATGGCGCTAAAGACCCGGCTGCTGCCGCAAAAGCATTAAAAGATGCTATAAACAGTGTAACTGTATAA
- the hxlB gene encoding 6-phospho-3-hexuloisomerase produces the protein MNFNSLIKENLHKILEENLKLADQLDPQQIDALVSNIKSANRIFVMAAGRSGLALKMAAMRFMHLGYSVYVVGETVTPAILEGDLLLVASGSGTTSTVLSAVEKAVKQKAGVVAITADADSTLAKLATNILLINAATKTDFGVSVSNQYAGSLFEQFTLFILESVFMTLWQESGLTKEDLWPKHANLE, from the coding sequence ATGAATTTCAATAGTTTGATAAAAGAAAACCTGCACAAAATTTTAGAGGAAAACTTAAAATTAGCAGACCAGCTCGACCCTCAGCAGATTGATGCATTGGTGAGCAATATTAAATCAGCCAACCGAATCTTTGTAATGGCAGCCGGCAGAAGCGGACTTGCCTTAAAAATGGCTGCAATGCGTTTTATGCACTTAGGCTATAGTGTATATGTAGTTGGTGAAACTGTTACCCCTGCTATCCTTGAAGGGGACCTGCTGCTTGTAGCATCAGGATCCGGTACGACTTCAACAGTTTTATCCGCGGTAGAAAAAGCAGTAAAACAAAAAGCCGGCGTTGTAGCCATTACCGCCGATGCAGACAGCACCCTGGCCAAATTAGCAACAAATATTCTGCTGATTAATGCTGCCACAAAAACAGATTTTGGCGTATCGGTTTCTAACCAGTATGCAGGAAGCCTTTTTGAACAATTTACATTATTTATACTCGAAAGCGTTTTTATGACCCTTTGGCAGGAATCTGGTTTAACCAAAGAAGACCTGTGGCCGAAACACGCTAACCTTGAATAA
- the istB gene encoding IS21-like element helper ATPase IstB, which translates to MTAIESGKTDHYTLDQFISMIIDAEWDERHNRRIERSIANARFHYKSNIESINFDQSRNIDRNLILRLAECSFVEKNENILITGSTGVGKSFLGPALGYQACIEGYKVSYFNSAKLFAKLKMAKADGTYLRELTKIQRQDVIILDDFGLQSLDSHNRIALLEIIEDRHNNGSIIVTSQIPVQGWYDIIGEKTIADAILDRLIHQSHRVELHGESMRKKKSINKG; encoded by the coding sequence ATGACAGCTATCGAAAGTGGCAAAACTGATCATTATACCCTTGATCAGTTTATATCAATGATAATAGATGCCGAATGGGATGAAAGACACAACAGACGTATAGAACGGAGTATTGCCAATGCACGATTCCACTACAAATCAAATATTGAAAGCATCAATTTTGACCAGTCCCGAAACATCGACAGAAATCTTATACTCCGGCTTGCAGAGTGCAGTTTTGTAGAAAAGAATGAGAATATCTTAATTACAGGAAGCACGGGTGTCGGCAAAAGCTTTTTAGGACCAGCACTTGGCTATCAGGCCTGCATAGAAGGTTATAAGGTAAGTTATTTTAACTCCGCAAAATTGTTTGCAAAGCTCAAAATGGCAAAAGCAGACGGCACTTATCTAAGAGAACTCACGAAAATACAAAGACAGGATGTTATCATACTCGATGACTTTGGCCTGCAGTCTCTTGACAGTCACAACAGAATTGCACTTTTAGAGATCATTGAGGACAGACATAACAACGGCTCAATTATCGTAACCTCGCAAATCCCGGTTCAGGGATGGTATGATATAATTGGCGAGAAAACTATAGCAGATGCAATCTTAGACAGACTAATACATCAATCACATAGAGTTGAACTGCATGGGGAATCAATGAGGAAGAAAAAAAGCATAAACAAAGGATAA
- a CDS encoding helix-turn-helix domain-containing protein produces the protein MEDTNLSFRVFDLTQANIEQYLQPHKKDHFCIILVESGDISIHIEDKIYALNSGKISIAFPEQIHFLSNYSNDITGKIILFEEVLFCSDILKNELSAYNVNLSAHLNCTALSKPEFEQVLPIVQNIHDIYNIPSLVRKEQARFYIKIFLLGLIESVHGQHPVLNQESALTNQHLYIAFKKLLNQKYKTQRTVQYYALELAVSAKKLNAITKKHCGETAINAIHNRILTEIKRQLLFSHLSHKEIAFDLGFSSPSALNKFVKAKLKETPTDLQNELAQIYTA, from the coding sequence TTGGAAGATACAAATTTGTCATTCCGGGTTTTTGACTTGACCCAAGCCAATATTGAACAATATCTGCAGCCCCATAAAAAGGATCATTTCTGTATTATTTTAGTCGAATCCGGAGATATCAGCATACATATTGAAGACAAAATTTATGCATTAAACTCGGGGAAAATCTCAATTGCATTTCCTGAACAGATACACTTTCTTTCCAATTACAGCAATGATATTACAGGTAAGATCATTTTGTTTGAAGAAGTATTATTTTGTTCGGACATACTTAAAAATGAACTAAGCGCTTACAACGTTAACCTATCGGCACACCTTAACTGCACTGCACTTTCAAAGCCCGAATTCGAACAGGTGCTTCCCATTGTTCAGAACATCCACGATATATATAATATTCCAAGCCTTGTCAGGAAAGAACAGGCACGTTTTTACATTAAAATTTTCCTTCTGGGTCTTATTGAATCCGTTCATGGCCAGCACCCTGTACTCAATCAGGAGTCTGCTTTGACAAACCAGCATCTTTATATCGCTTTCAAAAAATTACTGAACCAGAAGTATAAAACCCAGCGCACCGTTCAGTATTATGCACTGGAGCTTGCAGTCAGCGCCAAAAAACTCAATGCAATAACCAAAAAGCACTGCGGTGAAACTGCCATAAACGCCATCCATAACAGAATTCTTACTGAAATCAAAAGACAGTTACTATTTTCTCACCTCTCACACAAAGAAATTGCATTTGACCTGGGATTCAGCTCCCCCTCTGCCCTAAATAAATTTGTAAAGGCAAAACTAAAAGAAACTCCAACAGATCTTCAAAACGAACTGGCGCAAATTTATACCGCATAG